One Brassica oleracea var. oleracea cultivar TO1000 chromosome C7, BOL, whole genome shotgun sequence genomic window carries:
- the LOC106301572 gene encoding proteinaceous RNase P 2, with product MAANGQRRSRQDDECPSNPNKKKKVNKNPEKNLLFNLNSCSKSKDLSASLALYDAAVASNEVRLNQQHFQTLLYLCSASISDPSLQTLAVERGYQIFDRMVTSGLTLNEATVTSVARLASAKGDGDYAFKIVKDFASVGGTSIPRLRTYAPALLCFCERLEAEKGYEVEEHMEAAGIALEEAEISALLKVSAATSRENKVYRYLHKLRESVGCVCEETSQVLEDWFCGEKAGEVSGDGIGSDVEMLREAVLRNGGGWHGRGWVGEGKWIVKKDNVSSTGRCLSCNEQLACVDTNEVETQKFVDSLVALAMERKAKMNSSETKVDFSEFQNWLEKHGDYEAIVDGANIGLYQQNFADGGFSLSQLEGVVNELYHKSGDNKWPLILLHKKRVRTLLENPTHRNLVDEWINNGVLYATPPGFNDDWYWLYAAAKLKCLLVTNDEMRDHIFELLGNSFFQKWKERHQVRYTFTKGNLKLEMPPPFSVVIQESEKGSWHVPVASQNNESSRTWMCISRRSVLDSLKINGKLETSENGDSS from the exons ATGGCTGCTAATGGTCAACGCCGCTCTCGCCAGGACGACGAATGCCCTTCAAACCCCAACAAGAAGAAGAAAGTTAATAAGAACCCGGAAAAGAATCTCCTCTTTAATCTCAATTCGTGCTCCAAGTCAAAGGACCTCTCAGCTTCATTAGCTCTTTATGACGCAGCCGTCGCTTCCAACGAAGTCCGACTAAACCAGCAACATTTTCAGACCCTTCTTTACCTATGCTCGGCTTCCATTAGCGACCCTTCTCTTCAAACCCTTGCTGTTGAACGTGGCTACCAGATTTTTGACCGTATGGTCACTTCCGGGTTAACTCTTAATGAGGCAACCGTCACTTCAGTCGCTCGTCTGGCTTCTGCTAAGGGTGATGGAGATTACGCTTTCAAGATTGTTAAGGACTTTGCTTCTGTTGGCGGCACATCGATTCCCCGTCTCAGAACCTATGCGCCTGCTTTGCTCTGTTTCTGCGAGAGATTGGAGGCTGAAAAGGGTTATGAGGTGGAAGAGCACATGGAAGCTGCAGGCATTGCACTAGAGGAGGCTGAGATCTCGGCTTTGTTGAAGGTAAGCGCTGCCACGAGCCGAGAAAACAAGGTTTACAGATATTTACATAAACTAAGGGAATCTGTTGGATGCGTTTGTGAAGAGACATCGCAAGTTTTAGAGGATTGGTTCTGTGGAGAGAAAGCTGGAGAGGTTAGTGGTGATGGGATTGGCTCTGATGTTGAGATGCTTAGAGAAGCTGTTTTGAGGAATGGAGGTGGGTGGCATGGGCGTGGATGGGTTGGGGAAGGTAAATGGATTGTGAAGAAAGATAATGTTAGCTCAACCGGAAGATGTTTGAGCTGCAATGAGCAGCTGGCTTGTGTTGATACCAATGAGGTAGAAACACAGAAGTTTGTGGATTCTTTGGTGGCTTTGGCTATGGAGAGGAAGGCAAAGATGAATTCTTCCGAGACCAAGGTGGACTTCAGCGAGTTTCAG AACTGGCTTGAGAAACATGGAGATTACGAAGCTATAGTAGATGGAGCAAATATTGGTCTCTATCAACAAAATTTTGCAGATGGCGGTTTCAGTCTTTCACAG CTTGAAGGTGTGGTAAACGAACTGTATCATAAAAGTGGTGATAACAAATGGCCCCTGATTCTCTTGCATAAGAAACGAGTCAGGACGCTTTTAGAGAACCCAACTCACAGGAATCTGGTTGATGAATGGATTAACAACGGCGTCCTCTATGCGACTCCACCAGGTTTCAACGATGATTG GTATTGGCTCTATGCAGCTGCTAAACTCAAGTGTTTGCTTGTGACAAATGATGAGATGAGAGATCACATTTTTGAACTCTTAGGCAACAGTTTTTTCCAAAAGTGGAAAGAAAGGCATCAG GTTCGGTATACATTTACCAAAGGTAATCTGAAGCTTGAAATGCCGCCTCCTTTTTCTGTTGTCATTCAG GAGTCAGAGAAAGGGTCATGGCATGTTCCTGTTGCAAGCCAAAACAATGAGTCTTCAAGAACTTGGATGTGTATTAGCAGAAGAAGTGTTTTAGATTCACTTAAGATTAATGGAAAGCTGGAAACTTCTGAAAATGGGGACAGTTCTTAG